From Erwinia sp. HDF1-3R, one genomic window encodes:
- the tcyN gene encoding L-cystine ABC transporter ATP-binding protein TcyN, which produces MSAIEVSKLVKQFNGQTVLHGIDLEVKSGEVVAIIGPSGSGKTTLLRSINLLEEPNSGTIKVGNIQIDSSLGMHRQKEQIRRLRQQVGFVFQSFNLFPHRSVLENIIEGPVIVKREAKAQAIARARQLLEKVGLQGKEMSYPRSLSGGQQQRVAIARALAMQPEVILFDEPTSALDPELVGEVLSTIRALAQEKRTMVIVTHEMSFARDVADRAIFMDQGRIVEQGPARDLFTAPQQPRTRQFLEKFLNA; this is translated from the coding sequence ATGAGCGCCATTGAAGTCAGCAAGCTGGTTAAACAGTTTAATGGTCAGACCGTACTACACGGCATCGATCTTGAGGTTAAATCGGGCGAAGTCGTTGCGATTATTGGTCCAAGCGGATCGGGTAAAACCACGCTGCTGCGCAGCATTAACCTGCTTGAGGAGCCGAATAGCGGCACCATCAAGGTCGGCAATATTCAGATCGACTCTTCCCTGGGAATGCACCGCCAGAAAGAGCAGATCCGCCGCCTGCGTCAGCAGGTCGGCTTTGTTTTCCAGAGCTTCAATCTGTTTCCCCACCGTTCGGTGCTGGAGAATATTATTGAAGGGCCGGTCATCGTTAAGCGTGAGGCCAAAGCACAGGCGATAGCACGCGCCCGGCAGCTGTTGGAGAAAGTGGGGCTGCAGGGAAAAGAGATGAGCTATCCGCGCAGCCTGTCGGGCGGTCAGCAGCAGCGCGTGGCGATTGCGCGTGCGCTGGCGATGCAGCCGGAAGTGATACTGTTCGATGAACCGACCTCTGCGCTAGACCCTGAGCTGGTAGGGGAGGTGCTCAGTACCATTCGTGCGCTGGCACAGGAAAAGCGCACGATGGTTATCGTCACGCACGAGATGAGCTTTGCCCGCGACGTGGCGGACCGGGCAATCTTTATGGATCAGGGGCGAATTGTCGAACAGGGCCCGGCTCGCGATCTGTTCACTGCGCCGCAGCAGCCGCGTACCCGCCAGTTCCTGGAAAAATTCCTTAATGCCTAA
- the tcyL gene encoding cystine ABC transporter permease: protein MQESIQLVLDSAPFLLKGAVFTLQLSIGGMFFGLVLGFVLAMMRLSHFWPLSWLSRFYVSIFRGTPLIAQLFLIYYGLPQFGIELDPIPSAMIGLSLNTAAYASESLRGAIAAIERGQWEAAASIGMTRWQTMRRVILPQAARTALPPLGNSFISLVKDTSLAATIQVPELFRQAQLITSRTLEVFTMYLAASLIYWVMATLLSLLQSKLEDHVNRQDRESK from the coding sequence ATGCAGGAAAGTATTCAACTGGTGCTGGATTCAGCACCTTTTTTATTGAAGGGGGCGGTATTCACCCTTCAGCTCAGCATCGGTGGCATGTTCTTTGGGCTGGTGCTGGGTTTTGTGCTGGCGATGATGCGCCTGTCGCATTTCTGGCCGCTGTCATGGTTGTCGCGTTTTTACGTGTCGATTTTTCGCGGTACGCCGCTTATCGCTCAGCTGTTTCTGATCTACTACGGCCTGCCGCAGTTTGGCATTGAGCTGGATCCCATTCCCTCGGCGATGATTGGCCTGTCGCTGAACACCGCCGCCTACGCGTCAGAATCCCTGCGGGGGGCCATTGCTGCAATTGAGCGCGGGCAGTGGGAAGCCGCCGCCAGTATTGGCATGACCCGCTGGCAGACCATGCGCCGGGTGATCCTGCCGCAGGCAGCCAGAACCGCTCTGCCGCCGCTGGGCAACAGCTTTATCAGCCTGGTCAAAGATACCTCGCTGGCCGCGACCATTCAGGTTCCTGAGCTGTTCCGTCAGGCGCAGCTGATTACCTCACGCACGCTGGAAGTGTTTACGATGTACCTGGCCGCCTCGCTGATCTACTGGGTGATGGCAACGCTGCTCTCGCTGTTACAGAGTAAGCTGGAAGACCACGTTAATCGTCAGGATCGGGAGTCAAAATGA
- the tcyJ gene encoding cystine ABC transporter substrate-binding protein, translating into MNFSLVRRRVVMGVMSLALVAGFSTASYAAQENLLAKVKERGSLLVGLEGTYPPFSFQDENGKLAGFEVDFATALAQHLGVKASLKPTKWDGMLAALDSKRIDVVINQVTLSPDREKKYDFSTPYTISGIQALTKKANADSIKRPEDLSGKKVGVGLGSNYEQWLRQNVKGVDIRTYDDDPTKYQDLRVGRIDAILVDRLAALDLVKKTGNTLAAAGPAFSRQESGVALRKGNTDLRDAINKAIADMQKDGTMGKLSDKWFGVDVTK; encoded by the coding sequence ATGAATTTTTCTCTGGTGCGTCGCCGGGTGGTAATGGGTGTGATGTCTCTGGCGCTGGTGGCGGGCTTCTCTACGGCCAGCTATGCGGCACAAGAAAATCTGCTGGCCAAAGTGAAGGAGCGTGGATCCCTGCTGGTGGGCCTGGAAGGGACGTATCCCCCGTTCAGCTTCCAGGATGAAAATGGCAAGCTGGCGGGCTTTGAAGTCGATTTTGCTACTGCCCTGGCGCAGCATCTGGGCGTGAAGGCCAGCCTGAAGCCGACCAAATGGGATGGGATGCTTGCCGCGCTCGACTCTAAACGCATCGACGTGGTAATCAATCAGGTGACGCTCTCACCCGATCGTGAGAAGAAGTATGACTTTTCCACCCCCTATACCATTTCTGGTATTCAGGCGCTGACCAAAAAAGCCAACGCGGACAGCATCAAACGTCCTGAAGATCTGAGCGGCAAAAAGGTCGGCGTGGGCCTGGGTTCAAACTATGAGCAGTGGCTGCGTCAGAACGTGAAGGGCGTGGATATTCGCACCTATGATGATGACCCGACTAAATATCAGGATCTGCGCGTTGGCCGCATTGACGCTATCCTGGTTGATCGCCTTGCCGCGCTGGATCTGGTGAAGAAAACTGGTAACACCCTGGCCGCAGCGGGTCCGGCTTTCTCCCGTCAGGAATCGGGTGTGGCACTGCGCAAAGGCAACACCGATCTGCGTGACGCTATCAATAAAGCCATTGCGGACATGCAGAAGGACGGCACGATGGGTAAACTCTCTGATAAATGGTTTGGCGTGGACGTAACTAAATAA
- a CDS encoding D-cysteine desulfhydrase — MSLHLLSSFPKLELLGAPTPLEYLPRLSDHLGRDIFIKRDDVTPVALGGNKLRKLEYLAADALRQGADVLLTAGAIQSNHVRQTAAVAAKLGLKCVALLENPIDTASENYLSNGNRLLLELMETEVIMVDALHDPDAQLAEQATRLEAQGFRPYVVPVGGSNALGALGYVECAQELAHQSEGVVDFAAVVVASGSAGTHAGLAVGLELLLPETELIGVTVSRRAAEQRPKVEAIRQQLSASLALTSSAPVTLWDDYFAPQYGMPNEEGLEAIRLLARLEGIFLDPVYTGKAMAGLIDGISQQRFTREGPIAFIHTGGAPALFAYHHMV, encoded by the coding sequence TTGTCCTTACATCTTTTATCTTCCTTTCCTAAATTAGAGCTGCTGGGTGCGCCCACGCCGCTTGAGTATCTTCCCCGTCTCTCCGACCACCTTGGCCGCGATATCTTCATTAAACGTGACGATGTCACGCCTGTTGCGCTGGGCGGCAATAAGCTGAGAAAGCTGGAGTATCTGGCCGCTGACGCGCTGCGGCAGGGCGCAGATGTTCTGTTAACCGCCGGGGCCATCCAGTCTAACCACGTCCGTCAGACGGCCGCCGTTGCCGCTAAGCTGGGGCTGAAATGCGTCGCGCTGCTGGAAAATCCGATCGATACCGCGTCAGAGAATTATCTGAGCAACGGCAACCGTCTGCTGCTGGAGCTGATGGAGACCGAGGTGATCATGGTCGATGCGCTACATGACCCGGATGCCCAGCTTGCGGAGCAGGCCACCCGGCTGGAGGCACAGGGCTTTCGTCCCTATGTGGTGCCGGTGGGCGGCTCGAACGCGCTGGGTGCGCTGGGCTACGTTGAATGCGCACAGGAGCTGGCACACCAGTCGGAAGGCGTGGTTGATTTTGCCGCAGTGGTGGTGGCTTCCGGTAGCGCAGGTACCCATGCGGGGCTGGCGGTGGGGCTGGAGCTGCTGCTGCCGGAAACCGAACTGATTGGGGTCACCGTCTCACGCCGGGCAGCGGAGCAGCGGCCAAAAGTTGAGGCGATCCGCCAGCAGCTCTCCGCTTCGCTGGCGCTGACCTCCTCAGCGCCGGTTACCCTGTGGGATGACTATTTCGCGCCGCAGTACGGTATGCCAAACGAAGAAGGGCTGGAGGCCATCAGGCTGCTGGCACGGCTTGAGGGCATCTTCCTTGACCCGGTTTATACCGGTAAAGCGATGGCCGGTCTGATAGATGGTATCAGCCAGCAGCGCTTCACGCGTGAAGGCCCCATCGCCTTTATTCATACCGGCGGTGCGCCTGCGTTATTTGCTTATCACCATATGGTCTAA
- the fliZ gene encoding flagella biosynthesis regulatory protein FliZ encodes MRSSTKMRPLSRYLKDYKHSQSNCSHCGKVLDRMALVFRGQIINKEAIARMDQLIDDQVWLKLQNELTALCRFCSDIYCNTHPNYFDIMAFKQYLFEQTEMSHSTIREYVVRLRRLDDMLSARNFPAEKLSGNSWHECLENDLPDAGNNNYRIALRKYDQFLGWQRN; translated from the coding sequence ATGAGATCCAGTACAAAAATGAGGCCGCTGAGCCGTTATTTGAAAGACTACAAACACAGCCAGAGTAACTGTTCGCACTGTGGCAAGGTGCTGGATCGTATGGCGCTGGTGTTTCGCGGTCAGATAATAAACAAGGAGGCTATAGCCCGGATGGATCAGCTGATCGACGATCAGGTGTGGCTGAAACTGCAAAATGAACTGACGGCGCTGTGCCGCTTTTGCAGTGATATTTATTGCAATACGCATCCAAATTATTTCGACATCATGGCATTCAAACAGTATCTGTTTGAGCAGACCGAGATGAGTCATAGCACGATCCGTGAATACGTTGTGCGCCTGCGTCGCCTTGACGATATGCTGTCGGCGCGCAATTTCCCTGCTGAAAAGCTCAGCGGGAACAGCTGGCACGAATGCCTGGAAAATGACCTTCCTGACGCCGGGAACAATAATTACCGCATCGCCCTGCGCAAATATGACCAATTTTTAGGCTGGCAGCGTAATTAG
- a CDS encoding RNA polymerase sigma factor FliA: MNDLYTADGVMDKNSLWQRYVPLVRHEALRLQVRLPASVELDDLLQAGGIGLLNAVERYDALQGTAFTTYAVQRIRGAMLDELRSRDWAPRSVRRNARDVAGAMHRVEQSLGRSATEQEVAAQLDVSLEDYRQILLDTNNSQLFSYDEFREEHGDSAELVTEGHEEANPLHQLLEGNLRERVIEAIEALPDREKMVLTLYYQEELNLKEIGAVLEVGESRVSQLHSQAIKRLRARLAGAR, from the coding sequence GTGAACGATCTCTATACCGCCGATGGGGTGATGGACAAAAACTCGCTGTGGCAGCGTTACGTACCGCTGGTACGTCACGAAGCGCTGCGTCTGCAGGTCAGATTACCTGCCAGCGTTGAACTGGATGACCTGCTACAGGCAGGGGGAATAGGGCTGCTTAACGCCGTGGAGCGCTACGACGCGCTACAGGGAACGGCCTTCACCACCTACGCCGTACAGCGCATCCGTGGGGCCATGCTTGACGAACTGCGCAGCCGCGACTGGGCACCGCGCAGCGTGCGACGTAACGCACGTGACGTTGCGGGCGCTATGCACCGCGTTGAACAGTCACTTGGCCGCTCGGCAACCGAGCAGGAAGTTGCGGCACAGCTGGACGTGTCGTTAGAGGATTACCGGCAGATCCTGCTGGATACCAATAACAGCCAGCTGTTCTCCTACGACGAATTTCGGGAAGAACACGGCGACAGCGCCGAGCTGGTGACGGAAGGCCATGAAGAGGCTAATCCGCTTCACCAGCTGCTGGAAGGGAACCTTCGCGAACGCGTCATTGAAGCGATCGAGGCGTTGCCCGACCGCGAAAAAATGGTGCTGACGCTTTACTACCAGGAAGAGCTGAATCTGAAAGAGATTGGCGCAGTGCTTGAGGTCGGGGAGTCCCGGGTCAGTCAGCTGCACAGTCAGGCGATAAAACGCCTGCGCGCCCGGTTAGCGGGAGCGCGCTGA
- a CDS encoding HNH endonuclease signature motif containing protein, which translates to MRFNVDLIPGDLLSFEEIARRYAIRFPDEKELTARALLSPSTSYRNLVIRAVFANDETNSPLEDLLFISNDNERKNYLRRLEYYLKQQLPFFYFRRTEQAKQAHCWKVMGESRVYAMVDPASAAAQNLIGSRGYKLSMMRQEGEDEYWQLYDTQAHPCFSVSRRIQFIAVLTSVLIGPPAGVIAGTQVGRKVRMKVWQRASQAEFSAAVQARYGACVITGTRLLSSASYPWVEPCHIIMRDNEDGLLQDNGVDNGLYLRSDLQRLFTSRLLTIDAASGIVHLRRAAMGETDLSTAYHDIDGRVCALWHLVPEATRDKLRLPA; encoded by the coding sequence ATGCGCTTCAACGTCGATCTGATCCCCGGGGATCTGCTGAGCTTCGAGGAGATCGCCCGACGCTATGCGATCAGGTTTCCCGACGAGAAGGAGCTGACGGCGCGGGCGCTGCTCAGCCCGTCAACCAGCTACCGCAACTTAGTAATCCGCGCCGTCTTTGCCAATGATGAAACCAACAGCCCGCTGGAAGATTTGCTGTTTATCTCTAACGATAACGAACGCAAAAATTACCTGCGACGGCTGGAGTACTACCTCAAACAGCAGCTGCCCTTTTTCTATTTTCGACGCACCGAACAGGCGAAACAGGCCCACTGCTGGAAGGTGATGGGGGAAAGCCGCGTCTATGCCATGGTCGATCCCGCTTCGGCGGCCGCCCAGAACCTGATTGGCAGCCGGGGATACAAGCTCTCGATGATGCGCCAGGAGGGGGAGGATGAATACTGGCAGCTGTATGACACCCAGGCGCATCCCTGCTTTAGCGTCTCCCGGCGCATTCAGTTTATTGCGGTACTGACCAGCGTACTGATCGGCCCACCCGCAGGGGTGATCGCCGGTACGCAGGTAGGCAGAAAGGTGCGTATGAAAGTGTGGCAGCGCGCCAGCCAGGCCGAGTTTAGCGCCGCCGTACAGGCACGCTACGGCGCCTGTGTAATAACCGGCACGCGGCTGCTCAGCAGCGCCAGCTACCCCTGGGTCGAGCCGTGCCATATCATCATGCGTGATAACGAAGACGGCCTGCTTCAGGACAATGGCGTCGATAATGGCCTCTATTTGCGCAGCGATCTCCAGCGGCTTTTTACCAGTCGTCTGCTAACCATAGACGCCGCGAGCGGCATCGTTCATCTGCGCCGCGCCGCCATGGGCGAAACCGACCTGAGTACCGCCTACCATGACATTGACGGCAGAGTGTGCGCACTGTGGCACCTGGTACCCGAGGCCACGCGCGACAAACTTCGTCTGCCTGCCTGA
- a CDS encoding glycosyltransferase: MTQPLVSIILSAQIPTWFEEALKSALNQDYPHCEILIADSSGDKFIPALLQPWLEQPAHPIRHLIYDKNHPGIYEAAIKEAKGDYLKFLTDAELLATDCVSTLVSAMEQFPDCQVVASKRRRIGPEYEELPDLIATAAFLSENSLLNGQDFLRYQTTLHFSLIGELTAALVRREDILAMMPDDAPLFQVGEEKLEHVEGLLIFCRLLVKGTLAYFPAPLCSIRVSDIYSQPQQHEGWPIVQKNREIVFDTLRFEPWYVADTGAINMVRVAPMSQPDAFTRINLSGLQYQNLNLNALGGWLSERRLKPFQQALLTARAVEHPEPVRVAVVITVTDENRQHLPQTLNSLAHQNSATLQLSPMLVGATDDNIAGVLSYPATAETRLATINALIEEHQCGWFLFVDAGSEFHPSGLIALSTSLPEADSVLALYADEFFYIDDLPTGMAFRPDFTLDLLLSSPKIMAQHWLFRRELLVAAEGFDLSYPASAEFDLIIKLIESQGLNVVGHLAEPLLTARLKNRVITEDAAIVERHLHNRGYPDAQIALDSYYNYRLRYQHGTQPKVSIVILVNWHLPSLISCVTTLLEKTRYLNYEVLIVADNQSSPERDAWLTRIGEVDPHRIRVVNYAQRYQRAAMVNLAAQSAQGDYLLLMHSELAVTDGEWLDNLLNHGQRPEVAVVGGKQLTSQNKIRHAGYILGVNGAAGEAFRGQDDTHPSYLGRLHLDQNYSAVSGDFMLVRKEVFVALGGFDDTHLLYDDVDFCLRARSQGYMTVWTPYARILRPAARQNPFPGETVHTSGKLKQQEEDKLFSGWMPIIANDPAFNANLSLKSRHFDVNSDSSLSWNPVQREKLPVFMAHNADLSGCGYYRITTPFEAMQREGYAEGKASYTLLSISEMGRIKPDSLIIQRRYAPAFHQWIDRTRKLTDVFKVFELDDYILNVPMKHYQRSHFKQEIAAQLRKSLTYFDRFIVSTPPLAEALSDMHSDIQVVLNRLPVNRWGGLQSLRQQGRKPRIGWAGGASHTGDLEMIVDVVKEFAGEVEWVFFGMCPPKLRPWIYEFHHGVDLSLYPAKLASLNLDLALAPVEDNLFNSCKSNLRLLEYGACGIPVICSDVECYRGHNLPVTRVRNRFLDWRDAIRMHLDDEQASARMGEQLQTLVRRDWMLTGDNVRLWSQAWQGN; this comes from the coding sequence ATGACCCAGCCTCTTGTCAGTATTATACTCAGTGCCCAGATCCCTACCTGGTTTGAAGAGGCGCTCAAAAGCGCGCTTAATCAGGACTATCCGCACTGCGAAATTTTGATTGCCGACAGCAGCGGAGATAAATTTATTCCCGCCCTGTTGCAGCCCTGGCTCGAACAGCCAGCTCATCCGATTCGCCACCTGATTTACGATAAAAATCACCCCGGCATTTACGAGGCGGCGATCAAAGAGGCGAAGGGCGACTATCTGAAGTTTCTGACCGATGCCGAACTGCTGGCAACCGACTGCGTCAGCACGCTGGTGTCGGCGATGGAGCAGTTTCCTGACTGTCAGGTCGTGGCCTCTAAGCGCAGGCGCATTGGGCCGGAGTATGAAGAACTCCCCGATCTGATTGCCACCGCGGCATTTCTTAGCGAGAACAGCCTGCTTAATGGCCAGGATTTTTTACGTTACCAAACAACCCTGCACTTTAGCCTGATTGGCGAGCTGACCGCCGCGCTGGTGCGCCGTGAAGATATTCTGGCGATGATGCCCGATGATGCGCCGCTGTTTCAGGTGGGGGAGGAAAAACTCGAGCACGTCGAAGGACTGCTGATTTTTTGCCGCCTGCTGGTGAAGGGAACGCTGGCCTACTTCCCAGCCCCGCTCTGCTCCATTCGCGTCTCTGACATCTATTCGCAGCCGCAGCAGCATGAAGGCTGGCCGATTGTGCAAAAAAACCGCGAAATCGTGTTCGATACGCTGCGCTTTGAGCCGTGGTATGTTGCCGACACTGGCGCGATCAATATGGTACGGGTGGCGCCGATGTCGCAGCCTGACGCCTTTACCCGCATCAATCTCAGCGGCCTGCAATATCAAAACCTTAATCTGAATGCGTTAGGCGGCTGGCTGAGCGAGCGCAGGCTTAAGCCTTTCCAGCAGGCGCTTCTCACCGCTCGTGCGGTGGAACATCCTGAACCTGTCCGCGTAGCGGTGGTGATCACCGTTACCGATGAAAATCGTCAACATTTGCCGCAGACGCTGAACTCGCTGGCGCATCAGAACAGTGCGACTCTTCAGCTTTCGCCGATGCTGGTGGGAGCTACGGATGACAATATCGCCGGGGTGCTTAGCTACCCGGCGACGGCAGAGACCCGGCTGGCCACCATTAATGCCCTGATAGAAGAACATCAGTGCGGCTGGTTCCTCTTTGTTGACGCGGGCAGCGAGTTTCACCCGTCAGGCCTGATTGCGCTCTCCACCAGCCTGCCGGAGGCGGACAGCGTGCTGGCGCTCTACGCCGACGAGTTTTTCTATATTGACGATCTGCCAACCGGCATGGCTTTTCGCCCGGACTTCACGCTCGACCTGCTGCTCAGTTCGCCGAAAATTATGGCGCAGCACTGGCTGTTCCGGCGCGAACTGCTGGTAGCGGCAGAAGGGTTTGACCTCAGCTATCCCGCCTCCGCAGAATTCGATCTGATTATCAAACTGATTGAGTCGCAGGGCCTGAACGTGGTGGGGCATCTGGCCGAACCGCTGCTGACCGCACGGCTAAAAAATCGCGTGATAACCGAAGATGCGGCGATCGTTGAGCGCCATCTGCATAATCGCGGCTATCCTGACGCGCAGATCGCGCTGGACAGCTACTACAACTATCGGCTGCGCTACCAGCATGGCACACAGCCGAAGGTATCCATCGTTATTCTGGTCAACTGGCACCTGCCGTCCCTGATTAGCTGCGTCACCACGCTGCTGGAGAAAACCCGCTATCTGAATTATGAAGTGCTGATCGTGGCAGACAACCAGAGCAGTCCGGAGCGGGATGCGTGGCTGACGCGCATCGGCGAGGTGGATCCACACCGGATACGGGTGGTGAACTATGCCCAGCGCTATCAGCGCGCCGCGATGGTGAATCTGGCGGCGCAAAGCGCACAGGGTGACTATCTGCTATTGATGCACAGCGAGCTGGCGGTCACCGACGGCGAGTGGCTGGATAACCTGCTTAACCACGGACAGCGCCCGGAAGTGGCGGTGGTGGGCGGTAAACAGCTGACCTCGCAGAACAAGATCCGCCACGCCGGGTATATTCTTGGCGTCAATGGCGCGGCGGGCGAGGCCTTTCGCGGTCAGGATGATACCCATCCAAGCTACCTGGGACGTCTGCATCTCGACCAAAACTACAGTGCGGTGTCCGGCGACTTTATGCTGGTGCGCAAAGAGGTTTTTGTCGCGCTCGGCGGCTTTGACGACACCCATCTGCTGTATGATGACGTCGATTTCTGCCTGCGGGCGCGTAGCCAGGGCTACATGACCGTCTGGACGCCTTATGCGCGCATCCTGCGTCCTGCCGCTCGTCAGAACCCGTTCCCTGGCGAAACGGTGCATACATCAGGCAAACTGAAACAGCAGGAAGAGGACAAACTCTTCAGCGGCTGGATGCCGATCATCGCTAACGATCCGGCCTTTAACGCTAACCTGTCGCTGAAAAGCCGCCATTTCGATGTGAACAGCGACAGTTCGCTTAGCTGGAACCCGGTTCAGCGGGAAAAGTTACCGGTCTTTATGGCGCACAATGCCGACTTGTCCGGCTGCGGCTATTATCGCATCACCACGCCGTTTGAAGCGATGCAGAGAGAAGGCTATGCCGAGGGTAAAGCCAGTTATACCCTGCTGAGCATCAGCGAAATGGGCAGGATCAAGCCGGACAGCCTGATCATACAGCGTCGCTACGCGCCTGCTTTCCACCAGTGGATAGATCGTACCCGTAAGCTGACCGACGTCTTTAAGGTATTCGAGCTGGATGACTACATCCTTAACGTGCCGATGAAGCATTATCAGCGCAGCCACTTTAAGCAGGAAATCGCCGCGCAGCTGCGTAAAAGCCTCACCTATTTTGACCGCTTTATCGTTTCCACACCGCCGCTTGCCGAGGCGCTGAGCGATATGCACAGCGATATTCAGGTGGTGTTAAACCGCCTGCCGGTTAACCGCTGGGGTGGGCTGCAAAGCCTGCGTCAGCAGGGGCGCAAGCCGCGCATCGGCTGGGCGGGTGGGGCGAGCCATACCGGCGATCTGGAGATGATCGTTGACGTGGTGAAAGAGTTTGCCGGTGAGGTGGAGTGGGTGTTCTTCGGCATGTGCCCGCCGAAGCTGCGCCCGTGGATTTATGAGTTCCACCATGGGGTCGACCTTAGCCTCTATCCGGCGAAGCTGGCCTCGCTAAATCTGGATCTGGCGCTGGCGCCGGTGGAAGATAACCTGTTTAACAGCTGTAAAAGCAACCTTCGCCTGCTGGAATATGGTGCCTGCGGCATTCCGGTGATTTGCAGCGACGTAGAGTGCTATCGCGGGCATAACCTCCCGGTTACCCGTGTGCGTAACCGCTTTCTTGACTGGCGGGATGCGATTCGGATGCACCTGGACGATGAACAGGCCAGCGCGCGGATGGGTGAGCAGCTGCAAACCCTCGTCCGGCGTGACTGGATGCTGACCGGGGACAACGTCAGGCTCTGGTCCCAGGCCTGGCAGGGGAACTGA
- a CDS encoding FliC/FljB family flagellin: MAQVINTNSLSLITQNNINKNQSALSTSIERLSSGLRINSAKDDAAGQAIANRFTSNINGLTQASRNANDGISAAQTTEGALSEINNNLQRVRELTVQSQNGTNSDSDLSSIQDEIKSRLDEIDRVSGQTSFNGVNVLAKDGTMKIQVGSNDGETISIDLQKIDSSTLGLKGFAVDKNALSLSDDVTTVGDASTGAVSTVDLSAVASGLGVAASGLSLHSVLDASGKATNNYVVSSGSDNYSVSVGTGGAVKLNTTTVNYTDSTNGVTGGVMTGQAIKVGADASGNAVGFVSVQGKNYSVAAADIVNGGDTATTATTSAVGDISSSANTNVYSGSATKDPLALLDKAIASVDKFRSSLGAVQNRLDSAITNLNNTTTNLSEAQSRIQDADYATEVSNMSKAQIIQQAGNSVLAKANQVPQQVLSLLQG, translated from the coding sequence ATGGCACAAGTAATCAATACTAACAGCCTCTCGCTGATCACCCAGAACAACATCAACAAGAACCAGTCTGCTCTGTCTACTTCTATTGAGCGTCTGTCTTCTGGTCTGCGTATCAACAGCGCGAAAGATGACGCCGCTGGCCAGGCAATTGCTAACCGTTTCACCTCTAACATTAACGGCCTGACTCAGGCATCACGTAATGCTAACGACGGTATCTCTGCTGCACAGACCACTGAAGGCGCACTGTCAGAAATAAACAACAACTTACAGCGCGTTCGTGAACTGACCGTACAGTCTCAGAACGGCACCAACTCCGATTCCGACCTGTCTTCAATCCAGGACGAAATCAAATCACGTCTGGACGAAATCGACCGCGTATCCGGTCAGACTTCATTCAACGGCGTGAACGTACTGGCGAAAGACGGTACCATGAAAATCCAGGTTGGCTCAAACGATGGCGAAACCATCTCTATTGACCTGCAGAAAATCGACTCCTCTACTCTGGGCCTGAAAGGTTTTGCAGTAGACAAAAATGCCCTGAGCCTGAGCGACGATGTGACTACCGTTGGCGACGCGTCTACCGGTGCGGTTTCTACCGTTGACCTGAGCGCAGTAGCCTCTGGCCTGGGCGTTGCAGCAAGCGGCCTGTCTCTGCACAGCGTGCTGGATGCATCGGGTAAAGCGACCAACAACTACGTGGTTTCTTCCGGCAGCGACAACTACTCTGTTTCTGTAGGTACTGGCGGCGCGGTTAAACTGAACACCACTACCGTTAACTACACCGACTCCACCAACGGCGTGACCGGCGGCGTGATGACCGGTCAGGCAATCAAAGTTGGCGCAGACGCCAGCGGCAATGCAGTTGGCTTCGTTAGCGTGCAGGGCAAAAACTACAGCGTGGCAGCGGCTGACATCGTTAACGGCGGCGACACGGCTACCACCGCGACGACCAGCGCCGTGGGCGATATCTCTTCCAGCGCTAACACCAACGTTTACTCTGGTTCCGCGACTAAGGATCCTCTGGCGCTGCTGGACAAAGCCATCGCGTCTGTTGATAAATTCCGTTCAAGCCTGGGTGCGGTACAGAACCGTCTGGATTCTGCCATCACCAACCTGAACAACACCACCACTAACCTGTCAGAAGCACAGTCTCGTATTCAGGATGCTGACTACGCAACAGAAGTTTCTAACATGTCTAAAGCGCAGATCATTCAGCAGGCAGGTAACTCTGTGTTGGCAAAAGCTAACCAGGTTCCACAGCAGGTTCTGTCTCTGCTGCAGGGCTAA